Proteins co-encoded in one Microbacterium hydrocarbonoxydans genomic window:
- a CDS encoding carboxyl transferase domain-containing protein, translating into MPATQQSLAAELRERLAVVARGGPESSRQRHVARGKLLPRDRVARLLDEGSPFLEIAPLAADGLYDGDAPAAGVIAGIGLVHGRHVMVVCNDATVKGGTYYPLTVKKHLRAQEIALENRLPCVYLVDSGGAFLPRQDEVFPDRDHFGRIFFNQARMSAQGIPQLAAVLGSCTAGGAYVPAMSDETVIVRGQGTIFLGGPPLVKAAIGEIVSAEELGGGELHARRSGVVDHLAEDDEHALEILRDIVSTLPAPLEPAWEVTESRAPAAVGSLYESVPVDVNASYDVRLVISHLLDGDSFREFKSEYGTTLVTGFGRLHGHPVGIVANNGVLFGESALKGAHFIELCDQRGIPLVFLQNISGFMVGTEAEAGGIAKDGAKMVTAVASTRVPKLTVIIGGSFGAGNYSMCGRAYSPRFLWTWPASRISVMGGAQAASVLATVKEDQLAARGEAWDAQQRSDFEAPIRRQYDAQGEPYYATARLWDDGIIDPVDTRDLLGLALDVIARTPLPDSRFGLFRM; encoded by the coding sequence ATGCCTGCGACCCAGCAGTCCCTTGCCGCCGAGCTCCGGGAGCGGCTCGCCGTGGTGGCTCGAGGGGGCCCGGAGTCCTCTCGTCAGCGACATGTCGCGCGCGGCAAGCTTCTCCCGCGTGATCGGGTCGCTCGCCTCCTCGACGAAGGGAGTCCGTTCCTCGAGATCGCTCCTCTCGCCGCTGACGGACTCTACGACGGCGATGCTCCGGCTGCGGGGGTGATCGCCGGGATCGGCCTCGTGCACGGCCGACACGTCATGGTGGTCTGCAACGACGCCACGGTGAAGGGCGGCACGTACTATCCGCTCACGGTGAAGAAGCACCTGCGCGCGCAGGAGATCGCGCTCGAGAATCGTCTGCCCTGCGTGTATCTGGTCGATTCGGGCGGTGCGTTCCTACCCAGGCAGGACGAGGTCTTCCCCGATCGCGACCACTTCGGACGCATCTTCTTCAATCAGGCCCGCATGTCTGCTCAGGGCATTCCGCAGCTGGCGGCGGTGCTCGGCTCGTGCACCGCGGGCGGTGCGTATGTGCCGGCGATGAGCGATGAGACCGTGATCGTGCGCGGGCAGGGGACGATCTTCCTCGGAGGGCCTCCACTCGTGAAGGCGGCCATCGGCGAGATCGTCTCGGCAGAAGAACTCGGGGGCGGTGAGCTGCACGCCCGGCGGAGTGGAGTGGTCGATCACCTGGCCGAGGACGACGAGCACGCGTTGGAGATACTGCGCGACATCGTCTCGACGCTTCCGGCACCCCTCGAGCCGGCATGGGAGGTCACCGAATCCCGGGCGCCCGCGGCCGTCGGCTCGCTCTATGAGTCGGTCCCCGTCGACGTCAACGCCTCGTACGACGTGCGCCTCGTCATCTCTCACCTCCTGGACGGCGATTCGTTCCGGGAGTTCAAGTCCGAGTACGGCACGACGCTCGTCACAGGGTTCGGTCGCCTCCACGGTCACCCTGTCGGCATCGTCGCCAACAATGGAGTCCTGTTCGGCGAGTCCGCGCTGAAGGGCGCGCACTTCATCGAGCTGTGCGATCAGCGCGGCATCCCCCTGGTGTTCCTGCAGAACATCAGCGGTTTCATGGTGGGGACCGAGGCCGAGGCCGGGGGGATCGCGAAGGACGGGGCCAAGATGGTGACGGCCGTGGCGAGCACCCGTGTCCCGAAGCTCACAGTGATCATCGGCGGCTCGTTCGGTGCCGGCAACTACTCGATGTGCGGACGCGCGTACTCGCCCCGCTTCCTATGGACCTGGCCTGCGAGTCGGATCTCCGTGATGGGCGGCGCGCAGGCCGCATCCGTCCTCGCCACCGTCAAGGAGGACCAGCTGGCCGCTCGCGGTGAAGCGTGGGACGCCCAGCAGCGGAGCGATTTCGAGGCGCCGATCCGCAGGCAGTACGACGCGCAGGGGGAGCCGTACTATGCGACCGCTCGGCTCTGGGACGACGGCATCATCGATCCGGTCGATACGCGTGATCTTCTGGGGCTCGCCCTCGATGTCATCGCGAGGACTCCGCTGCCCGACTCTCGCTTCGGCCTGTTCAGGATGTGA
- a CDS encoding TetR/AcrR family transcriptional regulator — translation MTTPITARDRAKAERSDAILRATAHLFAERGYNGVSLEDIGAAVGVSGPAVYRHFAGKQALLGAVLVEVSRDLVDGGSRVADAATTPDERIRELIGFHVEFALRHADVIRVHDSDVAHLAPHDHSEVRRLQRAYIELWMDALAALIDAGADELRLRVQACFGLINSTPHSTSAAARRHSATATVLAAMAECALRAPV, via the coding sequence ATGACAACCCCGATCACCGCACGAGATCGCGCCAAGGCGGAGCGCTCGGACGCGATCCTGCGCGCCACGGCGCATCTCTTCGCCGAGCGCGGGTACAACGGGGTCAGCCTGGAGGACATCGGCGCCGCGGTCGGAGTGTCGGGCCCTGCCGTCTATCGCCACTTCGCCGGCAAGCAGGCACTTCTCGGCGCCGTCCTGGTCGAGGTCAGTCGTGATCTCGTGGACGGCGGCTCTCGCGTGGCCGACGCCGCTACGACACCCGACGAGCGCATCCGCGAACTGATCGGGTTCCACGTGGAGTTCGCGCTGCGCCACGCCGACGTCATCCGCGTGCACGACAGCGATGTCGCTCATCTCGCGCCGCACGATCACAGCGAGGTGCGACGCCTGCAGCGCGCGTACATCGAGCTCTGGATGGACGCGCTCGCCGCGCTGATCGATGCCGGTGCCGACGAGCTGCGGCTTCGCGTCCAGGCCTGTTTCGGCCTCATCAACTCGACGCCGCACAGCACGAGCGCGGCCGCCCGCCGCCACTCCGCCACCGCGACCGTGCTGGCCGCGATGGCGGAGTGCGCCCTCAGGGCGCCGGTCTGA
- a CDS encoding biotin carboxylase N-terminal domain-containing protein gives MTDFQTLTAQPPASSKSFDTVLVANRGEIARRIIRTLRDKGIRSVAVYSDADVAAPHVREADTSVRIGPAPAADSYLDIDAVIAAARASGSQAIHPGYGFLSESVGLAEACAEGGIVFIGPSVDALQIMGDKARAREHVSRSGVPIVPGFDARGLSDAEIRDEAARVGFPLLVKPSAGGGGKGMEVVEDASGLTSALASARRVAAAAFGDDALILERLIRRPRHIEVQVFGDGHGQVVVLGERECTLQRRHQKVIEEAPSAGIPESTRARLFEAAVQTAQSVAYVGAGTVEFLVDADDQDEVFFIEMNTRLQVEHPVTEEVTGVDLVALQIDVAAGGSVPPAPPTRGHAVEARIYAESPQRGFVPSTGRLLLFDAPKGVRVDAAVETGSEVTGYYDPLIAKVIAHADDRATALRLLDAALGRTTVLGVDTNIAFLRQLCSDARVSAGDLDTGLIESLLPLAVETPSDAMLSAAREHLLASRSHERSARRAGRVWQRLTDHSREEVVFATDLEQVLVAPTGASHSVAVASDGDGAVWVAEGGRTMRLRPLVRRERMRRRLAGLEARAADSDPEARAPMPGGVVAVHVADGDQVTAGMALVSIEAMKMEHPVPAPRDGTVRLLVSAGDQVRRDQVVARVTMEEER, from the coding sequence ATGACTGATTTCCAGACACTCACTGCGCAGCCCCCCGCCTCGTCGAAGAGTTTCGACACCGTCCTGGTCGCGAATCGAGGCGAGATCGCGCGACGCATCATCCGCACGCTGCGAGACAAGGGCATTCGCAGTGTGGCGGTGTACAGCGATGCCGACGTCGCTGCCCCGCACGTGCGCGAGGCCGATACCTCTGTGCGGATCGGCCCGGCACCAGCCGCCGATTCGTATCTCGACATCGATGCCGTGATCGCCGCGGCTCGCGCCAGCGGCTCCCAGGCGATCCATCCGGGCTACGGATTCCTGTCCGAGAGCGTCGGGCTCGCCGAGGCCTGCGCCGAGGGAGGCATCGTCTTCATCGGGCCATCGGTCGACGCGCTGCAGATCATGGGCGACAAGGCCAGAGCGCGTGAGCACGTCTCCCGATCCGGGGTTCCGATCGTTCCGGGCTTCGACGCGCGCGGACTCTCCGACGCCGAGATCCGTGACGAGGCCGCACGCGTCGGATTCCCCCTGCTCGTGAAGCCGAGTGCAGGCGGCGGCGGCAAGGGAATGGAGGTGGTCGAAGACGCTTCCGGCTTGACCTCGGCGCTCGCCTCCGCGCGCCGCGTCGCGGCTGCCGCCTTCGGAGACGATGCACTGATCCTGGAGCGCCTCATACGCCGCCCCCGGCACATCGAGGTGCAGGTCTTCGGAGACGGACACGGACAGGTGGTCGTTCTCGGCGAACGCGAATGCACCCTCCAGCGGCGTCACCAGAAGGTCATCGAGGAGGCACCCTCCGCCGGGATACCCGAATCGACGAGAGCTCGTCTGTTCGAGGCCGCCGTGCAGACTGCGCAGAGCGTGGCGTATGTCGGGGCGGGCACCGTCGAGTTCCTCGTCGATGCAGACGACCAGGACGAGGTGTTCTTCATCGAGATGAACACGCGACTTCAGGTGGAGCACCCCGTGACCGAGGAAGTCACGGGCGTCGATCTGGTCGCTCTGCAGATCGACGTCGCTGCAGGGGGTTCTGTGCCGCCAGCGCCGCCGACACGCGGGCATGCCGTGGAGGCGCGGATCTACGCCGAGTCCCCGCAGCGCGGATTCGTGCCGTCGACGGGTCGCCTGCTGCTGTTCGACGCGCCGAAAGGCGTTCGCGTCGACGCTGCGGTCGAGACAGGCTCGGAGGTCACGGGATACTACGACCCCCTGATCGCGAAGGTGATCGCTCACGCGGACGATCGTGCCACCGCCCTTCGGCTGCTGGATGCGGCGCTCGGCCGGACGACGGTACTGGGAGTCGACACGAACATCGCCTTCCTGCGACAGCTCTGCAGCGACGCGCGGGTGAGCGCTGGAGACCTCGACACGGGGCTCATCGAATCGCTGCTGCCCCTGGCTGTGGAGACTCCGTCCGACGCGATGCTGTCGGCGGCGCGCGAGCATCTCCTCGCGTCGCGTTCGCATGAGCGGTCGGCGCGACGCGCAGGGCGGGTGTGGCAGCGGCTGACAGATCACTCTCGCGAAGAGGTCGTCTTCGCGACGGATCTCGAGCAGGTCCTTGTGGCGCCCACGGGAGCGTCGCACAGCGTCGCGGTCGCCTCTGACGGGGATGGCGCCGTGTGGGTAGCCGAGGGCGGACGGACGATGCGGCTTCGCCCTCTGGTCCGACGAGAGCGGATGCGTCGTCGCCTGGCCGGACTCGAAGCACGTGCCGCAGACTCCGACCCCGAGGCGCGTGCTCCGATGCCCGGTGGCGTCGTAGCTGTGCATGTGGCGGATGGCGACCAGGTCACGGCCGGGATGGCGCTCGTCTCGATCGAGGCGATGAAGATGGAGCACCCGGTGCCGGCGCCCCGTGACGGAACTGTGAGATTGCTGGTCTCCGCCGGCGATCAGGTGCGACGGGATCAGGTGGTCGCTCGCGTGACGATGGAGGAAGAACGATGA
- a CDS encoding Lrp/AsnC family transcriptional regulator: MAGLDRIDLELLAALADDPRITIVALAENLGLSRNTIQARMARLEETGVFLSYERSFSPDVLGFPLQAFVSIGVRQTELPRIINELARIPEIVQAHGLSGSVDLLARVACRDARHLFDTDARILSVDGVERTETSLAMGEVIPFRVAGLMGVARRES, from the coding sequence ATGGCCGGACTTGACCGCATAGACCTGGAATTGCTCGCCGCACTCGCCGATGATCCCCGCATCACCATCGTCGCGCTGGCCGAGAACCTCGGCCTGTCGCGCAACACGATCCAGGCGCGGATGGCGCGGTTGGAGGAGACCGGTGTCTTCCTCTCCTATGAACGCTCCTTCTCGCCCGACGTCCTGGGATTCCCCCTTCAGGCGTTCGTGAGCATCGGCGTGCGGCAGACCGAGCTGCCGCGCATCATCAACGAGCTCGCGCGGATACCCGAGATCGTGCAGGCGCACGGCCTCAGCGGGTCAGTCGATCTGCTCGCCCGCGTGGCCTGTCGCGACGCGCGTCATCTCTTCGACACAGATGCGCGGATCCTGTCGGTGGACGGCGTCGAGCGTACCGAGACGTCACTCGCGATGGGCGAGGTCATCCCGTTCCGCGTGGCGGGCCTCATGGGCGTCGCGCGACGGGAATCCTGA
- a CDS encoding alpha/beta hydrolase: MTVPSPYADRLSRLPVVRREVEVRGGTTAFWEYGPADAETTIIAVHGFRGDHHGLEPVLAFLPEVRVLAPDLPGFGDSAPVPGRTYDLDEYVEWLTAFVAAVAPGAVILGHSFGSIVTSAAVARGLETPRLILINPIGAPALEGPKGIMTKLAVFYYALGARLPERVGTALLRNRLIVRVMSITMAKTSDPDLRRFVHDQHDTYFSRFADRDVLRDAFVASVSHDVSEVAQEIDVPTLLIAAQRDDITPIEVERKLASRFADASLVEIAHVGHLIHYETPAEAAGAIRRFLRIPVARRP, encoded by the coding sequence ATGACCGTGCCCTCGCCGTATGCCGATCGCCTGAGCCGCCTGCCGGTCGTCCGACGCGAGGTCGAGGTGCGCGGCGGTACGACGGCGTTCTGGGAGTACGGTCCCGCCGATGCCGAGACCACGATCATCGCCGTCCACGGATTCCGCGGAGACCACCATGGGCTCGAGCCGGTCCTCGCCTTTCTTCCCGAGGTCCGTGTGCTCGCGCCTGACCTCCCCGGCTTCGGCGACTCGGCGCCCGTCCCCGGACGCACCTACGACCTCGACGAGTACGTCGAGTGGCTCACCGCATTCGTGGCGGCCGTGGCGCCGGGGGCGGTGATCCTCGGGCACTCCTTCGGCTCCATCGTCACGTCGGCGGCCGTCGCACGCGGACTCGAGACTCCCCGACTGATCCTCATCAATCCGATCGGCGCGCCTGCACTCGAGGGTCCCAAGGGGATCATGACCAAGCTCGCCGTGTTCTACTACGCGCTCGGCGCGCGGCTCCCCGAGAGAGTCGGCACTGCACTGCTGCGGAATCGCCTGATCGTGCGTGTGATGAGCATCACAATGGCGAAGACCTCGGATCCGGATCTTCGACGCTTCGTCCACGACCAGCACGACACCTACTTCTCGCGTTTCGCGGATCGTGACGTGCTGCGAGACGCCTTCGTGGCGAGTGTCTCGCACGACGTGAGTGAAGTGGCACAGGAGATCGATGTGCCGACACTGCTCATCGCCGCGCAGCGTGACGACATCACACCGATCGAGGTCGAACGGAAGCTCGCGTCACGATTCGCCGATGCCTCTCTCGTGGAGATCGCACACGTCGGGCATCTCATCCACTACGAGACGCCGGCCGAGGCGGCGGGCGCGATCCGACGATTCCTCAGGATTCCCGTCGCGCGACGCCCATGA
- a CDS encoding dihydrolipoamide acetyltransferase family protein has protein sequence MIAEFRLPDLGEGLMEAEVVQWLVAPGDSVTLNQTLAEVETAKAIVELPSPFEGTVSTLHAEAGETVAVGAPLIAFDVDGSESDASEPSSSARSEPNLVGYGAAPPVAGRATRRARRVGAAPTATDTAVLDAAPHDASPTPSIDTLIERPRSTPPVRAYAKSLGIDLVLVAATVGDRLITRSDVDAFADRVHGGAAQEPRREEKPDSPPSSVTLLPDDGREVRIPIRGVRKHTAAAMVESAFTAPHVTVFHTVDVTATLDLLASLRTDRALAEHRIGPLAVVAKAVCLALGRNPELNSRWDDDAGEIVRHTYVDLGIAAATERGLLVPNIRDAERMTLIELADALRSLAETARSGRTTPAELAGGTFSISNIGVFGIDAGTPILPPGQSGILAIGAIRRQPWEFRGEMALRHMMTLSLSFDHRVVDGAEGAKFVKDVADLLEEPGRALLM, from the coding sequence ATGATCGCCGAGTTCCGCCTCCCCGACCTGGGGGAGGGCCTGATGGAGGCTGAGGTCGTGCAATGGCTGGTCGCGCCGGGAGACAGCGTCACTCTCAATCAGACGCTCGCCGAGGTGGAGACGGCCAAGGCGATCGTCGAGCTCCCCTCGCCCTTCGAGGGCACGGTCTCGACACTGCATGCCGAAGCGGGCGAGACCGTCGCTGTGGGGGCACCCCTGATCGCCTTCGACGTCGACGGCAGCGAGTCCGATGCCTCGGAACCGAGCAGCAGCGCCAGGAGTGAGCCGAATCTCGTCGGCTACGGGGCGGCCCCGCCTGTCGCAGGACGAGCGACGCGCAGGGCCCGCCGCGTCGGCGCGGCGCCCACCGCGACTGATACGGCTGTCCTCGACGCAGCCCCGCACGATGCCTCGCCGACGCCCAGCATCGACACGCTGATCGAACGCCCCCGCTCGACGCCGCCGGTGCGGGCGTACGCGAAGAGCTTGGGCATCGATCTCGTGCTCGTCGCGGCGACGGTCGGAGACAGGCTCATCACGCGGTCGGATGTCGATGCGTTCGCGGATCGGGTCCATGGCGGTGCTGCTCAGGAACCTCGTCGTGAAGAGAAGCCCGACTCGCCGCCCTCGTCAGTGACGCTTCTGCCCGACGACGGACGCGAGGTGCGCATCCCCATCCGGGGTGTGCGCAAGCACACGGCGGCAGCGATGGTCGAGAGCGCGTTCACCGCTCCGCACGTGACGGTCTTCCACACCGTGGACGTCACCGCCACTCTGGATCTGCTGGCGTCGCTCCGGACCGATCGCGCGCTCGCCGAACATCGCATCGGTCCGCTCGCCGTCGTCGCCAAGGCCGTGTGCCTGGCGCTCGGCAGGAACCCTGAACTCAATTCGCGATGGGACGATGATGCCGGCGAGATCGTGCGCCACACGTACGTCGACCTCGGCATCGCCGCGGCGACGGAGCGGGGACTCCTCGTCCCGAACATCCGCGATGCGGAGCGCATGACGCTCATCGAACTCGCGGATGCGCTGCGCTCCCTCGCCGAGACCGCACGATCGGGAAGGACCACGCCTGCCGAACTCGCGGGAGGCACGTTCTCGATCTCGAACATCGGGGTGTTCGGCATCGACGCCGGCACCCCGATCCTCCCGCCAGGACAGTCGGGGATCCTCGCCATCGGAGCGATCCGCCGCCAGCCGTGGGAGTTCCGCGGCGAGATGGCACTGCGCCACATGATGACGCTGAGCCTGTCGTTCGATCACCGCGTCGTCGACGGCGCCGAGGGCGCGAAGTTCGTGAAGGACGTCGCCGACCTCCTCGAGGAACCGGGCCGTGCACTGCTGATGTGA
- a CDS encoding exonuclease domain-containing protein codes for MTAVPDAPPWIRRVGVFDLETTGVDVETDRIVSAHVGLLDGEGREIVSKTWLVDPGVAIPEGATAIHGITTEHARQNGRPTVFAVAEIVAALRSLLMQGVPVVAYNASYDFSLLAQEARRCGIAPLVDPQPIIDPLVIDKAYDRYRPGKRTLAVVAALYAVSLEAAHDASADAVAAGRIAQALARQFALPESLTDLHTRQIGWARSQAASLTEYFISVGRLDPEERLDGSWPVRSHRVQGDRQSR; via the coding sequence ATGACCGCGGTTCCCGACGCTCCCCCATGGATACGACGAGTGGGCGTCTTCGATCTCGAGACGACGGGAGTGGACGTCGAGACGGATCGGATCGTCTCCGCGCACGTAGGTCTGCTCGACGGGGAGGGACGCGAGATCGTCTCGAAGACCTGGCTCGTGGATCCGGGCGTCGCCATCCCCGAGGGCGCGACCGCTATCCACGGGATCACCACCGAGCATGCACGCCAGAACGGCCGGCCGACCGTCTTCGCTGTGGCCGAGATCGTCGCCGCGTTGCGTTCGCTTCTGATGCAGGGGGTTCCCGTCGTCGCGTACAACGCGTCGTACGATTTCTCGCTTCTCGCCCAGGAAGCACGTCGATGTGGCATCGCACCGCTCGTCGATCCGCAGCCGATCATCGATCCACTGGTGATCGACAAGGCTTACGATCGATACCGGCCCGGTAAGCGCACGCTCGCCGTCGTGGCCGCGCTGTATGCGGTCAGCCTCGAAGCCGCGCACGACGCCTCGGCAGACGCCGTCGCAGCGGGGCGCATCGCGCAGGCGCTCGCTCGGCAGTTCGCGCTGCCGGAATCGCTCACCGATCTGCACACTCGTCAGATCGGATGGGCGCGTTCTCAGGCGGCGAGTCTGACCGAGTACTTCATCAGTGTCGGGCGGTTGGATCCCGAGGAGCGTCTTGACGGCAGCTGGCCCGTGCGCTCCCACCGTGTACAAGGAGATAGACAGAGCAGATGA
- the pdhA gene encoding pyruvate dehydrogenase (acetyl-transferring) E1 component subunit alpha — protein MSPQSTPTVDTAQDLELTERILAPDGTRIAHPELDPYIADVDPAMLRCLLRDMIILRRIDAEGVALQRQGQLGLWAPCQGQEATQIGTARALAAQDYVFPSYRETGVIYARGAQPADFVRMWRGEEGAGHDPGALRVAPLQIIIGAQTLHAVGYALGIQHDGADEVAVTYFGDGATSQGDVNEAMVFASSYRAPVVFVCQNNHWAISEPVAVQSQFPIAGRAPGFGIPSLRVDGNDVLACMAAMRWALEHARSGKGPAYIEAVTYRMGPHTTADDPTRYRAGEELEAWRRRDPIARVEAHLRELGELGDVHTTEMQAAADAIAKDMRAQCLGMVTRPPLAVFDGVYAEPHSGIDRQRSEYASYLASFDVEA, from the coding sequence ATGTCACCGCAGAGCACTCCCACAGTCGATACCGCTCAGGATCTTGAGCTGACAGAGCGGATCCTGGCGCCGGACGGGACGCGGATCGCGCACCCGGAGCTCGACCCCTACATCGCAGACGTCGATCCCGCGATGCTGCGGTGTCTTCTGCGCGACATGATCATCCTTCGACGGATCGATGCAGAGGGCGTCGCCCTGCAGCGTCAAGGACAGCTCGGCCTGTGGGCGCCCTGCCAGGGCCAGGAAGCGACGCAGATCGGCACCGCCCGGGCGCTCGCAGCGCAGGATTACGTCTTCCCGAGCTACCGCGAGACGGGAGTCATCTACGCTCGGGGCGCTCAGCCCGCCGACTTCGTCCGCATGTGGCGAGGCGAGGAAGGAGCAGGACATGACCCCGGTGCGCTCAGGGTCGCCCCGCTCCAGATCATCATCGGTGCGCAGACCCTGCACGCCGTCGGCTATGCGCTCGGCATCCAGCACGACGGAGCCGACGAGGTCGCTGTGACCTATTTCGGAGATGGTGCCACGAGCCAGGGCGATGTCAACGAGGCGATGGTGTTCGCATCGTCGTATCGCGCCCCGGTGGTCTTCGTCTGCCAGAACAACCACTGGGCCATCTCGGAGCCGGTCGCCGTGCAGTCGCAGTTCCCGATCGCCGGACGCGCGCCGGGATTCGGCATCCCGAGCCTGCGCGTCGACGGGAACGACGTGCTCGCGTGCATGGCGGCGATGCGGTGGGCTCTGGAGCACGCGCGGTCGGGCAAGGGGCCGGCGTACATCGAGGCAGTGACATATCGGATGGGACCACACACCACGGCCGATGATCCGACGAGGTACCGTGCCGGCGAAGAGCTGGAAGCGTGGCGACGTCGCGACCCGATCGCGCGTGTCGAGGCCCACCTGCGCGAGCTCGGCGAACTCGGCGACGTGCACACGACGGAGATGCAGGCTGCGGCGGACGCGATCGCGAAGGACATGCGCGCACAGTGCCTGGGCATGGTCACTCGACCGCCTCTCGCGGTGTTCGACGGCGTGTACGCCGAGCCCCACTCGGGGATCGACCGTCAGCGTTCGGAGTACGCCAGCTATCTCGCCTCCTTCGACGTGGAGGCCTGA
- a CDS encoding AraC family transcriptional regulator, giving the protein MRFRTRDVARVESTWKRFVPGAVLHDVDHQRFLFDWHSADLGGVNLVRYDLAAKVLSTADPMDQFLACKVEGPDVAVWSDRDDLDATRPWISDGPRVHARWHEGARVAALIFDRDQLQRLAQQISGHDTLSLHVSELSARSADAAARWNRTFSYLEQSASSLTDDDAVLRAEYARHAGVATLSTFSTSMSHAPHRTVQSAPAPATVRRALAYIAENAHLPITVDDIAASVHISTRGLQYAFRRALDATPAECLRQARLDGAHRELRSGVPTSVAVVARRWGFSHPSRFAAVYRAAFGVLPSVTAARQRR; this is encoded by the coding sequence ATGAGGTTCCGTACTCGCGACGTGGCCCGTGTCGAGAGCACCTGGAAGCGGTTCGTGCCCGGAGCTGTGCTGCACGACGTGGATCACCAGCGCTTCCTCTTCGACTGGCATTCGGCTGATCTCGGCGGCGTCAATCTCGTGCGATACGATCTTGCCGCCAAGGTCCTCTCGACCGCAGACCCGATGGATCAGTTCCTCGCCTGCAAGGTCGAAGGACCGGACGTCGCGGTGTGGTCCGATCGAGACGATCTCGACGCGACGCGTCCCTGGATCTCCGACGGCCCGAGAGTGCACGCCCGCTGGCATGAGGGTGCCCGTGTGGCGGCGCTGATCTTCGACCGCGACCAGCTCCAGCGACTCGCTCAGCAGATCAGCGGTCACGACACGCTGTCGCTGCATGTGTCCGAGCTGTCTGCTCGCTCCGCCGATGCGGCCGCGCGCTGGAACCGGACGTTCTCGTACCTGGAGCAGAGCGCTTCGTCCTTGACGGATGACGACGCCGTGCTTCGGGCAGAGTATGCACGACATGCGGGCGTGGCCACGCTGTCGACGTTCTCGACGTCGATGTCGCACGCCCCTCATCGCACGGTGCAGTCGGCCCCCGCTCCGGCGACCGTGCGGCGAGCACTCGCCTACATCGCCGAGAATGCGCATCTGCCCATCACGGTCGACGACATCGCGGCATCGGTGCATATCTCCACCAGGGGACTCCAGTACGCATTCCGGCGCGCGCTCGACGCGACCCCCGCCGAGTGCCTACGCCAGGCGCGACTCGACGGCGCGCATCGCGAACTGCGGTCGGGCGTTCCGACATCCGTCGCCGTCGTGGCCCGACGCTGGGGGTTCTCCCACCCGTCGCGCTTCGCTGCTGTGTACAGGGCAGCTTTCGGCGTGCTGCCTTCTGTGACAGCCGCCAGACAGCGCAGATGA
- a CDS encoding alpha-ketoacid dehydrogenase subunit beta — translation MTEITLGKALGAGLRQAMRDDDRVVLLGEDIGRLGGVFRITDGLLDEFGSQRVIDTPLAESGIVGTAVGLAFRGYRPVVEIQFDGFVYPAFDQIVAQVAKLHYRTQGRVKMPITIRIPWAGGIGAAEHHSESPEAYFVHTAGLRVVAVSNPEDAYRSLRQAIASDDPVIFFEPKRLYHHKGEVDLEAPLADAPPMGLARVVRQGSDVTLITYGAMTTTALQAAEAAEDEGVSIEVIDLRSLSPVDYDSVAASVRKTGRVVVAHEASREAGVAAEVIASVTERCFEYLESAPLRVTGHDVPYPPAKLEKYHLPDLDRLLDAVDRVLDRPNSLTGVDA, via the coding sequence ATGACCGAGATCACACTGGGCAAGGCTCTCGGAGCCGGACTCCGGCAGGCCATGCGAGACGACGATCGCGTCGTGCTGCTGGGGGAGGACATCGGTCGTCTGGGCGGAGTTTTCCGAATCACCGATGGACTCCTCGATGAGTTCGGGTCGCAGCGCGTGATCGACACGCCGCTTGCAGAATCAGGGATCGTCGGGACCGCGGTGGGCCTGGCGTTCCGTGGGTACCGCCCGGTCGTCGAGATCCAGTTCGACGGTTTCGTGTATCCGGCTTTCGACCAGATCGTGGCTCAGGTCGCCAAGCTGCACTACCGCACGCAAGGCCGGGTCAAGATGCCGATCACGATCAGGATCCCCTGGGCGGGGGGCATCGGCGCGGCCGAGCATCACTCGGAGTCTCCCGAAGCGTACTTCGTGCATACTGCGGGACTGCGCGTGGTCGCGGTCTCCAATCCCGAGGATGCGTACCGCAGTCTGCGTCAGGCCATCGCCTCCGACGATCCGGTCATCTTTTTCGAGCCGAAGCGGCTCTATCACCACAAAGGCGAGGTCGACCTCGAGGCGCCCCTGGCGGATGCTCCGCCCATGGGTCTCGCGCGTGTCGTGCGCCAGGGGAGTGATGTGACTCTCATCACGTACGGAGCGATGACGACCACGGCGCTCCAGGCCGCGGAGGCGGCGGAGGACGAAGGCGTCTCGATCGAGGTGATCGACCTGCGCTCCCTCTCGCCCGTCGACTACGACTCCGTCGCAGCCTCCGTGCGCAAGACCGGCAGGGTGGTCGTCGCTCACGAGGCGTCGCGAGAGGCCGGCGTCGCCGCCGAAGTCATCGCCAGCGTCACAGAGCGCTGCTTCGAGTATCTGGAGTCGGCGCCGCTGCGGGTGACGGGGCACGACGTGCCGTACCCCCCGGCGAAGCTCGAGAAGTACCATCTCCCCGATCTCGATCGTCTCCTGGATGCTGTGGACCGCGTGCTCGACCGGCCGAACAGCCTGACGGGGGTCGACGCATGA